In Naumovozyma dairenensis CBS 421 chromosome 2, complete genome, the following are encoded in one genomic region:
- the CSM2 gene encoding Csm2p (similar to Saccharomyces cerevisiae CSM2 (YIL132C); ancestral locus Anc_2.229) — protein sequence MENEEWDLITAWISSTGSHLSQYMSSHLRPTEKSNEVRQLYFIDATNSFPLQQFQNLIPYNGEDENKRIYDNIRIITCLELGELAMVLNKIIQSIQLNKIKRQKNTTTQSEKPKEGNLNILIVVNGLETMFRNTRFKENVEVTHSVLRMALLKLRILSNERNGYHLRSLVLFPLEEMKNLSTKQLKRLKSSSNRGQNDGSSVGDYVCKYYVDRVIIM from the coding sequence atggaaaatgaagaatGGGATTTGATAACTGCATGGATTTCCTCTACAGGATCCCATTTGTCACAATATATGTCATCGCATTTGAGGCCAActgaaaaatcaaatgaagTACGTCAATTATACTTCATAGATGCCACCAATTCTTTCCCTTTgcaacaatttcaaaatttgataCCTTACAACGGGGAAGATGAGAATAAGAGAATTTATGACAATATTAGGATCATAACATGTTTGGAATTAGGTGAATTAGCAATGGTTTTAAATAAGATAATCCAAAGcattcaattaaataaaattaaaagacaaaaaaatacGACTACTCAAAGCGAGAAACCAAAAGAAGgtaatttgaatatattaattgtCGTCAACGGATTAGAGACGATGTTTAGAAATACGCGATTTAAAGAGAATGTAGAAGTCACTCATTCAGTACTTCGAATGGctttattaaaattgagAATCCTATctaatgaaagaaatggaTATCATCTACGAAGTTTAGTACTGTTCCCCTTggaagaaatgaaaaatctaaGCACCAAACAATTGAAACGACTTAAGTCATCGTCTAATCGTGGTCAAAATGATGGTAGCAGCGTCGGTGATTATGTTTGCAAATACTATGTAGATCGCGTTATCATAATGTGA
- the RPL16A gene encoding 60S ribosomal protein uL13 (similar to Saccharomyces cerevisiae RPL16A (YIL133C) and RPL16B (YNL069C); ancestral locus Anc_2.228) produces the protein MSSFEPVFVVDGKGHLLGRLASIVAKQILNGQKVVVVRAEALNISGEFFRNKLKYHDYLRKATRFNKTRGPFHFRAPSRIFYKAVRGMVSHKTARGKAALERLKVFEGIPPPYDKKKRVVVPNALRVLRLKPGRKYTTLGKLSSSVGWKYEDVVSKLEEKRKVRSAEYYAKKRAFNKKIASADASVAETEAAKQLVTFGY, from the coding sequence ATGAGCAGTTTTGAACCAGTCTTTGTTGTCGATGGTAAGGGACATTTATTAGGTCGTTTAGCCTCCATTGTTGCTaaacaaattttaaatGGTCAAAAGGTTGTTGTCGTCAGAGCTGAAGCTTTGAACATTTCTGGtgaatttttcagaaaCAAATTAAAGTACCATGATTATTTGAGAAAGGCTACTCGTTTCAACAAGACTCGTGGTCCATTCCATTTCAGAGCTCCATCTAGAATCTTCTACAAGGCGGTTAGAGGTATGGTTTCTCATAAGACTGCTCGTGGTAAGGCTGCCTTAGAACGTTTAAAGGTCTTTGAAGGTATTCCACCACCATAtgacaagaagaagagagTTGTAGTCCCAAACGCTTTGAGAGTTTTGAGATTGAAACCAGGTAGAAAGTATACTACTTTAGGGAAGTTGTCCTCTTCTGTTGGTTGGAAATACGAAGATGTTGTCTCCAAGTTggaagaaaagagaaaagtTAGATCTGCTGAATACTACGCCAAGAAGAGAGCTttcaacaagaaaattGCATCTGCTGATGCCTCTGTTGCTGAAACTGAAGCTGCAAAACAATTAGTTACTTTCGGTTACTAA
- the FLX1 gene encoding flavin adenine dinucleotide transporter FLX1 (similar to Saccharomyces cerevisiae FLX1 (YIL134W); ancestral locus Anc_2.227), producing MSRHDTTYLTSLQREILCGLTAGSLTTLIVHPLDLLKVRVQLLASNKTIHNKGYLFIIKDLIHTAKIHHNRNKFWENLIKESYRGLPINLIGNTVAWGLYFGLYNHSKSYIFDNWHKINPSSDKKEPNKSSVFLVSGLFSGVMTTLLTNPLWVIKTRIMSTSKTNSHSYTSIMNGFKSIMKEEGPRALWKGLVPSLFGVSQGALYFMVYDNLKLKFNIYNDKNNHYEQEKSRLRKKTENYKIIFITSISKMISVSAVYPFQLLKANLQIIKSLHNTNNNRNSSTVTTKVHNERFLTLTKQIYKDNGFKGLYKGLLANLIRAVPSTCITFCIYENLKAFL from the coding sequence ATGAGTCGTCATGATACTACTTATCTTACTTCGTTACAAAGAGAAATTTTGTGCGGTTTAACTGCTGGTTCATTAACAACTTTGATTGTTCATCCATTAGACCTTCTCAAAGTAAGGGTCCAACTATTAGCTAGTAATAAAACCATCCATAACAAAGgttatttattcattatcaagGATTTGATCCACACGGCAAAAATTCACCATAATCGAAATAAATTTTGggaaaatttgataaaggAGTCATATAGAGGGTTACCAATTAATTTGATTGGTAATACCGTGGCATGGGGATTATATTTTGGATTATATAATCATTCTaaatcatatatatttgacAACTGGCACAAAATAAACCCGTCTAGTGACAAGAAAGAACCCAATAAATCCTCAGTTTTCTTAGTATCTGGATTATTCAGCGGGGTGATGACTACTTTATTAACGAATCCATTATGGGTCATCAAAACAAGAATAATGTCAACAAGCAAAACAAATTCACACTCCTATACATCAATAATGAATGGTTTCAAGTCTATAATGAAAGAGGAAGGTCCAAGAGCCCTTTGGAAAGGTCTAGTGCCATCTTTATTTGGTGTTTCTCAAGGTGCACTGTATTTTATGGTTTATGAcaatttaaaattgaagTTTAATATATACAACGACAAGAATAATCATtatgaacaagaaaaatcaagattGCGAAAGAAAACtgaaaattataaaatcattttcattacaTCAATAAGTAAAATGATTTCTGTATCAGCTGTTTATCCCTTCCAATTATTAAAAGCAAACcttcaaatcattaaatcattGCATAATACTAACAACAACCGAAACTCATCAACGGTAACAACGAAGGTACACAATGAGCGCTTTTTAACTTTAACGAAACAAATCTATAAAGATAATGGATTCAAAGGTCTTTATAAGGGATTGTTGGCGAATTTAATAAGGGCCGTACCCTCTACTTGCATCACTTTCTGTATATATGAAAATCTCAAGGCGTTTCTTTAA